One Ornithodoros turicata isolate Travis unplaced genomic scaffold, ASM3712646v1 ctg00000783.1, whole genome shotgun sequence DNA segment encodes these proteins:
- the LOC135374841 gene encoding domesticated amidase effector 2-like, with protein sequence MKFSVVSTAAFVLALVTGNLGTPGGGYHGLLPPSRYDAASSDPGFIQCANPTSLEGQWVLNEFDDKECVSLVKEKCGNLTEYNTQRWVEGIRVRDNCSAIPRWTAIATFTAPGNKYPTEGGHAAIFESCTPDGIRVYDQNVSQPVQRWRFYGYANLFSTIRLP encoded by the exons ATGAAGTTTTCAGTGGTGTCCACAGCGGCTTTCGTGCTGGCTTTAGTGACGG GTAACCTTGGAACTCCAGGGGGTGGATACCACGGCCtcttgcccccctctcggtacgacGCCGCGTCATCAGATCCCGGGTTCATTCAATGCGCCAACCCAACTTCGTTAGAGGGTCAATGGGTTCTCAACGAATTCGACGATAAGGAATGTGTGTCTCTGGTCAAGGAAAAGTGCGGAAACCTGACAGAGTATAATACGCAACGCTGGGTCGAAGGCATAAGG GTACGTGATAACTGCAGTGCAATCCCCCGATGGACGGCCATTGCAACCTTCACGGCTCCAGGCAACAAATATCCAACGGAGGGTGGCCATGCAGCCATTTTTGAATCCTGCACTCCAGATGGCATCAGG GTTTACGACCAGAATGTCAGCCAGCCAGTACAAAGATGGCGCTTCTACGGTTATGCCAACCTCTTCTCCACTATTCGGCTGCCGTAA